In the Mycolicibacterium thermoresistibile genome, one interval contains:
- a CDS encoding MFS transporter, with product MSTSTRGPVLLIYSAALTAGAGNGISIIAFPWLVLQRNGSALEASVVAMAATLPLLVATLFAGVAVDYLGRRRVSMISDLLSALSVAAVPVIALTFGVQAVNVAVLAALAALGAFFDPAGMTARETMLPEAAARAGWTLDKTNSGYEAIFNLAYIVGPGIGGLLIATLGGVNTMWVTAALFVVSIVTIAALRLEGAGLPDRALLTDSVLAGIVEGLRFVWRTPVLRALLIVDLVVTGLYMPMESVLFPKYFTDRDEPAHLGWVLMALSIGGLTGALAYAWVSRFVSRRATLITAVLTLGATMTVIAFLPPLPLILAMAAVGGFAYGPIQPIYNYVMQTRAPQHLRGRVVGVMGSLAYAAGPLGLVIAGPLADSAGLRVTFLALSLPMVALGLIAIGLPVLTTLNQPAADQIDLQFDD from the coding sequence ATGAGCACCAGCACCCGCGGCCCCGTCCTGCTGATCTACTCCGCGGCATTGACAGCCGGTGCCGGCAACGGCATCTCGATCATCGCGTTCCCGTGGCTGGTGTTGCAGCGCAACGGCTCCGCGCTGGAGGCGTCGGTGGTGGCGATGGCGGCCACCCTGCCGCTGCTGGTGGCCACCCTGTTCGCCGGGGTCGCGGTGGACTATCTGGGGCGACGCCGGGTGTCGATGATCTCCGACCTGCTGTCGGCGCTGTCGGTGGCGGCGGTGCCGGTGATCGCGCTGACATTCGGCGTGCAGGCGGTCAATGTGGCGGTGCTGGCCGCGCTGGCCGCGCTGGGTGCGTTCTTCGACCCGGCCGGGATGACCGCGCGCGAGACGATGCTGCCGGAGGCGGCCGCGCGGGCGGGCTGGACGTTGGACAAGACCAACAGCGGCTATGAGGCGATCTTCAACCTGGCCTACATCGTCGGGCCGGGTATCGGCGGGCTGTTGATCGCCACGCTGGGCGGTGTGAACACCATGTGGGTGACCGCGGCCCTGTTCGTGGTGTCGATCGTGACGATCGCGGCGCTGCGACTGGAGGGCGCCGGGCTGCCGGATCGCGCTCTGCTCACCGACAGTGTGCTGGCCGGCATCGTCGAGGGTCTGCGGTTCGTGTGGCGCACCCCGGTGCTGCGGGCGCTGCTGATCGTCGATCTGGTGGTCACCGGCCTGTACATGCCGATGGAGAGTGTGCTGTTCCCGAAGTACTTCACCGACCGCGACGAACCTGCCCACCTCGGCTGGGTGTTGATGGCGTTGTCGATCGGCGGGCTGACCGGCGCGCTGGCCTATGCGTGGGTGTCGCGGTTCGTCAGCCGCCGGGCCACGTTGATCACCGCGGTGCTGACGCTGGGCGCCACCATGACGGTCATCGCGTTTCTGCCGCCGCTGCCGCTGATCCTGGCGATGGCGGCGGTCGGCGGTTTCGCCTACGGGCCGATCCAGCCGATCTACAACTACGTGATGCAGACCCGCGCGCCGCAGCATCTGCGCGGCCGGGTGGTCGGGGTGATGGGCTCGCTGGCGTATGCGGCCGGCCCGCTGGGGCTCGTCATCGCCGGCCCGCTCGCCGACTCCGCCGGTCTGCGGGTCACCTTCCTGGCGTTGTCGCTGCCGATGGTGGCGTTGGGTTTGATCGCGATCGGCCTGCCGGTGCTGACCACGCTGAACCAGCCGGCCGCCGACCAGATCGACCTGCAGTTCGACGATTAG
- a CDS encoding VOC family protein, whose product MSNPIPEGYTSLTPFLCVNDAAAAIDFYVEVFGSTLVERTDTPDGGVAHAELDFGAGRLQLGDPNRAYQIAAPDPTAPATHSIALYCSDVDAVVARAAAAGATVREPAQTFVTGDRFASIVDPFGQRWSVMTRVEEVTPEERDRRLAEWIAQTAAQN is encoded by the coding sequence TCCCGAGGGCTACACGAGCCTCACCCCGTTCCTGTGTGTCAACGACGCCGCGGCCGCCATCGATTTCTACGTCGAGGTGTTCGGCTCCACCCTCGTGGAGCGCACCGACACCCCCGACGGCGGGGTCGCGCACGCGGAGCTGGACTTCGGCGCCGGGCGGTTGCAGCTGGGTGACCCGAACCGGGCGTATCAGATCGCCGCACCCGACCCGACCGCCCCGGCGACGCATTCGATCGCCCTGTACTGCAGCGATGTCGACGCCGTGGTGGCACGGGCGGCCGCAGCCGGCGCCACCGTCCGGGAGCCGGCGCAGACGTTCGTCACCGGGGACCGGTTCGCGTCGATCGTGGACCCGTTCGGGCAGCGCTGGTCGGTGATGACCCGCGTCGAGGAGGTCACACCGGAGGAACGGGACCGGCGGCTGGCCGAGTGGATCGCGCAGACCGCCGCACAGAACTAA
- a CDS encoding LLM class flavin-dependent oxidoreductase, with product MRLSVLDLVPVRTDQTTADALTASTQLAQTADRLGYTRYWVAEHHNMEAVAATSPPVLIAHLAAHTTRMRIGSGGVMLPNHAPLAVAEQFALLEAAHPGRIDLGIGRAPGSDPVTSLALRGAAGRDDRDIEAFPDHLDDIVALMSPHGVRVPIPQQRYILKATPKAVSVPQLWLLGSSTYSAHLAAAKGLPYVFAHHFSGQGTAEALRIYRENFRPGKHTPEPLTFLTVNAVVADTRDEAMALLLPQLQMMARLRTGEPLGALDLVEDAEQRPLTPQQRAVVEAGARRAVAGTPADAAEQVRALAAEFDVDEVMVNPVATARRGTDPATAPAREATLELLAKELF from the coding sequence ATGCGGCTCTCCGTCCTCGACCTCGTTCCCGTGCGCACCGACCAGACCACCGCCGATGCGCTCACCGCGTCCACCCAGCTCGCACAGACCGCCGACCGGCTCGGCTACACCCGCTACTGGGTGGCCGAACACCACAACATGGAGGCGGTGGCCGCGACCAGCCCGCCGGTGCTCATCGCGCATCTGGCCGCGCACACCACCCGGATGCGGATCGGGTCGGGCGGGGTGATGCTGCCCAACCACGCGCCGCTCGCCGTCGCCGAACAGTTCGCGCTGCTCGAGGCCGCCCACCCGGGCCGCATCGACCTCGGCATCGGCCGCGCACCCGGCTCCGACCCGGTGACGTCACTGGCCCTGCGCGGCGCCGCCGGCCGCGACGACCGCGACATCGAGGCGTTTCCGGACCATCTCGACGACATCGTCGCGCTGATGAGCCCGCACGGGGTACGGGTGCCGATCCCGCAACAGCGCTACATCCTCAAGGCCACCCCGAAAGCGGTGAGCGTGCCGCAGCTGTGGCTGCTCGGCTCGTCGACGTATTCGGCGCATCTGGCCGCGGCCAAGGGGCTGCCCTATGTGTTCGCCCACCACTTCAGCGGTCAGGGCACCGCCGAGGCGTTGCGGATCTACCGGGAGAACTTCCGGCCCGGCAAGCACACGCCGGAACCGTTGACCTTCCTGACCGTCAACGCGGTGGTCGCCGACACCCGCGACGAGGCGATGGCGCTGCTGCTGCCCCAGCTGCAGATGATGGCCCGGCTGCGCACCGGTGAGCCGCTCGGTGCGCTGGACCTGGTCGAAGACGCCGAGCAGCGGCCGCTCACCCCGCAACAGCGGGCGGTCGTCGAGGCGGGCGCGCGGCGGGCGGTGGCCGGCACCCCGGCCGATGCCGCCGAGCAGGTCCGGGCGCTGGCCGCCGAGTTCGACGTCGACGAGGTCATGGTCAATCCGGTCGCCACGGCCCGGCGCGGCACCGACCCGGCGACCGCACCGGCCCGCGAGGCGACCCTGGAACTGCTGGCGAAAGAATTGTTCTAG
- a CDS encoding uracil-DNA glycosylase — protein sequence MTHPHPRTGAVFESPVPPGSGWPGDPATPHTAVAANAAQVQALAGAVETIEELDALVSVCRACPRLVQWREEAATVKRRSYADEPYWGRPIPGWGAVRPRILVVGLAPAAHGGNRTGRVFTGDRSGDFLFASLHRVGLANQAECVDAADGLELYDTRLAAAVRCAPPGNAPSPAERATCAPWLHAEWRLTGPYVRVVVALGGFAWRAALQMIGDVPRPAPKFGHGATAELTGPHGPVTLIGCYHPSQQNTFTGKLTPAMLDDVFTLAISACQRSLSDRDHAEIAGRREGDGDARR from the coding sequence GTGACCCACCCGCACCCCCGCACCGGCGCGGTGTTCGAGTCGCCGGTACCACCCGGCTCCGGGTGGCCGGGCGACCCGGCCACCCCGCACACCGCCGTCGCCGCCAACGCCGCCCAGGTGCAGGCGTTGGCCGGGGCGGTCGAGACGATCGAGGAACTCGACGCGCTGGTGTCGGTGTGCCGGGCCTGCCCGCGGCTGGTGCAGTGGCGTGAGGAGGCCGCGACCGTCAAGCGGCGGTCGTACGCCGACGAGCCCTACTGGGGCCGGCCGATTCCGGGCTGGGGTGCGGTACGGCCGCGGATCCTGGTCGTCGGGCTCGCGCCCGCCGCGCACGGCGGCAACCGCACCGGGCGGGTGTTCACCGGCGACCGGTCGGGTGATTTCCTGTTCGCGTCGCTGCACCGCGTCGGCCTGGCCAACCAGGCCGAGTGCGTCGACGCCGCCGACGGGCTGGAGTTGTACGACACCCGGCTGGCGGCGGCGGTGCGCTGCGCGCCCCCGGGCAACGCCCCGAGCCCGGCCGAACGGGCCACCTGCGCGCCGTGGCTCCATGCCGAATGGCGGCTCACCGGCCCGTATGTCCGGGTGGTGGTGGCGCTCGGCGGCTTCGCGTGGCGGGCGGCGCTGCAGATGATCGGGGACGTGCCCAGACCCGCGCCGAAGTTCGGGCACGGCGCGACCGCCGAGTTGACGGGCCCGCACGGTCCGGTGACGCTGATCGGCTGCTATCACCCCAGCCAGCAGAACACCTTCACCGGCAAACTCACCCCGGCGATGCTCGACGACGTCTTCACCCTTGCGATTTCGGCGTGCCAACGTTCGCTCAGCGACCGCGACCACGCCGAAATCGCAGGACGACGGGAAGGTGACGGTGATGCCCGGCGTTGA
- a CDS encoding HIT family protein: MSCVFCAIVAGDAPAIRVYEDDDYLAILDIRPFTRGHTLVIPKRHTIDLTDTPPETVAGMVTLGQRIARAARRSGLHADGNNLAINDGKAAFQTVFHIHLHVVPRRNGDKLSFAKGMVLRRDPDREESARLLREALAQLDTTPSAE, translated from the coding sequence ATGTCTTGTGTGTTCTGCGCCATCGTCGCCGGTGACGCCCCGGCCATCCGCGTCTACGAAGACGACGACTACCTCGCCATTCTGGACATCCGGCCGTTCACCCGCGGGCACACGCTGGTGATCCCCAAGCGGCACACCATCGACCTGACCGACACCCCGCCGGAGACCGTGGCCGGCATGGTGACCCTCGGGCAGCGCATCGCCCGCGCGGCGCGCCGGTCCGGACTGCACGCCGACGGCAACAACCTGGCGATCAACGATGGCAAGGCCGCCTTCCAGACGGTGTTCCACATCCATCTGCATGTGGTCCCGCGCCGCAACGGCGACAAGTTGTCGTTCGCCAAGGGCATGGTGTTGCGCCGCGATCCGGACCGGGAGGAGTCCGCTCGGCTGTTGCGGGAAGCGTTGGCGCAGTTGGACACCACCCCGTCGGCGGAGTGA